The Vigna unguiculata cultivar IT97K-499-35 chromosome 6, ASM411807v1, whole genome shotgun sequence genome contains a region encoding:
- the LOC114188926 gene encoding E3 ubiquitin-protein ligase RZF1-like yields the protein MSSGTTYWCYTCRQPIWLERRDAICPYCDGGFVQELYELLRAVSSQQGFSSQREDFQHVPDIMDAVRAVMEQRGSEPRVGDNFMRQRMAGSYTNFDVRRRFGSTPVPDQTWGVYTSGPYLIFHGQPPGFTVSNTASRSGSGHVDFGHYFLGPRLEGLIEQHITNDRLGPPPASRSSIDAMPTIKITNEHLQSDSHCAVCKERFELSSEARKMPCSHIYHSDCIVPWLVQHNSCPLCRVELPPQGHSSSRSSRIRGGRNGNGSGSDSISRRSGNREMNSGRRNLLSYLWPFRTSSSSNT from the coding sequence ATGTCAAGTGGAACAACATACTGGTGTTATACATGCAGGCAGCCAATCTGGCTTGAAAGGAGAGATGCAATTTGCCCTTACTGCGATGGAGGCTTTGTGCAAGAACTTTACGAGCTGCTGCGAGCAGTTTCAAGCCAACAAGGCTTTTCATCACAAAGGGAAGATTTTCAACACGTCCCTGACATTATGGATGCTGTGAGAGCTGTTATGGAGCAAAGAGGTTCTGAGCCAAGAGTTGGAGACAATTTCATGAGGCAGAGAATGGCTGGAAGCTATACAAATTTTGATGTAAGAAGGAGGTTTGGTTCCACCCCAGTTCCTGATCAGACTTGGGGGGTCTATACCTCTGGTCCTTATCTCATATTTCATGGTCAACCTCCAGGGTTTACTGTCTCTAACACTGCCTCAAGAAGTGGTTCCGGGCATGTTGATTTTGGTCACTACTTTCTTGGTCCTAGACTTGAAGGACTCATTGAGCAGCACATAACCAATGACCGGCTTGGTCCACCTCCTGCATCACGCTCTTCTATTGATGCAATGCCAACCATTAAGATCACAAATGAACACCTACAATCTGATTCACACTGTGCAGTTTGTAAGGAAAGGTTTGAACTGAGTTCTGAGGCCAGGAAAATGCCATGTAGCCACATTTACCACTCAGACTGCATTGTTCCATGGTTGGTTCAGCACAATTCATGTCCACTTTGCCGTGTTGAGTTGCCACCACAAGGACACTCCAGTTCTCGAAGTAGTCGAATTAGGGGAGGAAGGAATGGTAATGGCAGTGGCAGTGACAGTATCTCAAGGAGAAGTGGGAATAGAGAGATGAACAGTGGAAGGAGGAATCTGCTATCATATTTGTGGCCATTTCGAACTTCTTCCAGTTCAAATACTTGA